The Thermodesulfobacteriota bacterium sequence CCTCTTGCACTGTTCGAGAGACTTCGCCTCTTTCTCCGCGTACTCCTCTTTGCGGCGTCTTTTGTCCTCTCTCGTTTTCCTCTCCCTCCTCCGCTCTTCCGCCACGTCGAGCGCGATGCGTTTTTCCTTGTGGACTTTAAAGGAAAAATTCTTTTGGGACTTGAAGAGCTTTACGGTATAGGGGTAACTCAGGTCTATCCCCAGGCGGAGCTCGCCTCCCGCCCTGTCCCACCTGACGTCCACGTCTTTTTTCTCCACGGGAAGGGAGAGAGAGTCGGCCCGCCTCACCACCTCATCCGCCATCCAGTCCGCGCTGAGGTCCAGGGCCCTTCTGCCGTCCAGATCCTCGAGTATCACATCGATACTTTCTTCGAAGGAGTAGTTGTTGATGTAGTGCGGGGCGAACTTGACGCCTGCGTACACCGCCGATATTATCGCCATCAGGATCGTAAGCCTTATGACCGACCCTCCGTCTTCGTTATAAAGGCTATTGCGTTTGAAAGGGCTCATGCCGGGCCGTCCGACTCGTAGAAGAGGGTATAAAGGGGACAAATTTAATCTCCGCTATTACCAACGGAATTATACGATATTTCGGTAAAATCCACAACCACCGCTACGGGAAGAAGCCCGTCTTTTCTCAGGCATTATCGCCCTCACCCCCCCTTGTAAACCGGTGCGATTACTGCTATCGTTTAATTAAGAGGGGAAAGGGTTCGAATCGGTTTTTTTATTCCTCAATCCGAAGTCTATAATCCGCAATCGAGATTGGCAGTCGACTTACCGGTTTGTTCTGTCCCGTCGGTGGTTTTTTTAAGGCGGCAAAAAAAGCCTCCCCTCCCCTGGGGGGTGGGGAATGAGGGGTGGGGTATAGGGGGGGTTAAGGGCAGGCCAATACTGCGAGAGCCTTCGGGCACCTCGGGTCCGGGTAGTCGTGTTTATCTTCTCCGAAGAGTTTTATCGCCTCTCTTACACAGCGCCCCGGGAAGATGTGGCAGTCCCGGAACTCTTCACAGTCCATGCACGGTCCATCGGCTACATCTTTCTGGTGCGGGAGCGGAACACGCAGAGACTCCTTTGAGTTCCACATCTCCATTATCGACTGTACGTCCAGCCCCCCCATTATATAGGCGGGGTGGTAGTAGAGCTCCTCGCACATTGTGACCTTGCCGTCGGGTAGCAGCACAAAGCCGTGTCGTCCTCCGCTGCAGAAAGAACGTCCTGGCCACTGTTCCTTTTTCGTTTCTTCATCTAAGCTCAATGGGTTCGGCATAAGCTCTCCAGGCAGGATTTCCAGATGCCCGGCGCCGGATGCGGCTTCTACGCACCTACCTGCCACATCGAGATAGCTCTCCCGGTCCACGAAGTAGCGGCTCTGGTGGTTGAACCTGGACATGGCGTAAGGGGAAAGGCTTATCCGGTATACATTTTCGTAAGAGGAGAGGAACCTTACCAGGTTTTCCATGTCGTTTATGTTTTTGGGTGTTATAACGGTATTTATTCGTACTCTTATGTCGTTTTGCCTGAGGTGGTCGAATGTCTGCATAATCTTTTTTGCGTAGCCCGCTACTCCTACCGTCTCATCAAGCAGGGCCGGAGTTATGGCGTCTATGCTTATCTGGAGCGAGTCTATGCCGAGCGTTTTAAGTTTTTTAACCTCGTCGCGGCTCATAGTGTGCTTCGTCGGAAGGTTGGCCGTTATGCCGAGGTTCTTGAAAAGTTCGAGGAGGCCGAAAATGTTTCGATACGTCATTACCTCGCCGCCGGAGAGGTCTACATGCGTGATTCCGAGTTCCCGTGCCTCTGTGAATATTTCTCGCACTCTTTCGAAGTCGAGCGGGGTTATGTCGTCTACATAGGCCTCGGTACTGTAGCAGTAGTAGCACTTCTGACTGCAGGCAAGGGTGGGGATAAATACCATCCTTAGCGGTATCCTGAGTCGCGGGTCGTCGAGGTTGAGCTTCGACCTATCGATGATAAACCCGCACAGGTCTGTCTCGAATGCCGGTGTGTCGTCAAGTGAGTCCTGCCTTACAAGGATATTACCGATATCGAGCTCCGGACTTACCTTGCTTGAAAGGATAGTTTCCAGACTCTTGCGGATTTCGTCGTCCGGGGGCCTCTCATGTATGAGGGCCGACCATGTATATATCACCTCCTCAAGGCTACGCGTTCCGTCAAAAAGGGCAAGGAGAATCGCTGCCGGAGTGTTTATGGTTTGAATAAAATCCGGAATTTCCGAATCCACCGGGTTTGCTATATATACGATGTTCCTGTCGACATCATTTCTTACCCTGACATCCCTGTGCAGTTTGTATATCATCGGCATACCCCCTCGGGTTTGTGGATTTGAAGGTTAAGGCGGGGTGGTGATAACGTTATTAAGCCATACTGTCCGACCGCTCCTATGTCTCCTGAGGGGTCCCTTTCATGATGGTAACTATGTCTTCGAGCAAGCCTTCTCCCGAAATCTGTATCGATGGGTTCAGGCTTGTCGACCTCTTGTTGGAACTGCCGGGAGAGCAGGTGTAGCAGCCCGCGGAGCACCCACCTGTGCACCTACTCCCACAGCTTGCTACTGCGACCTCCGTGACATTTATCCCGATACCGCTATACAGTGTGTAGCCCGCTTCTTTAAGAAGCGTTCTTGCTTTTTCAAGCACTTCGTGTGACGTTACTTTTCTTGTTGTCATAATACACCTCCTTATGGTTATCATCACCCCGCCTTTGTGGAGATATGGCACATAAATAAGGAATATGCCACATCTTACGGTTGAATTCTATCAGTAGAGTGGATTATTGTCAAGTCATTACGTATTTATTTAGTGAACAGTTCAATATGCACATAGCACTATAGTTAAATTAGTAACTAATCGCACTCCGGGTATTCCAGGGAAAACGAAAGCACTGGCCCGCACTACTTGTTGTGCCACCTTCAGGGCGATTCTTTACCTAATTTTGAGGCTTCATGCATTGGGAGCAGGGACCTATAGTTCAGGTGGAACTATAGATTATGTTCTGCCCCCCACCCCCCTTGTAAACTCCCCCGATTACTGCTATCGTTTAATTAAGAGGGGAAAACACTAAAAATGGCGGAGAATAAGTTGAAAAGGGCCATAATTGTAGTCATAGACGGCCTCGGCATAGGCGAGCTTCCGGACGCCCCGGAGTACGGCGACGCAGGCAGTCACACGCTCGATAATACGGCCCGGGCCGTGGGAGGGGTTAAGCTCGAAACCCTCGCCTCGCTGGGGCTCGGGAATATCGAGGGCGTTGAATCAATCGAAAAGGCCGATTTTCCCGAGGGTGCTTACGGCCGCATGCTTGAGACCTCGGTCGGGAAGGACACGACCACCGGGCACTGGGAGATAGCCGGGGTGGTGACAAAGACCCCCTTCGCCACCTTCCCGGACGGCTTTCCCGACGATATAAAGGCCCGGTTCGCCGCGGAGACGGGCTCGGACTACCTCTGGGGCAGGCCCGCCTCGGGCACCGAGATCATAAAGAGGTTCGGCGAGGAGCATCTAAGCACGGGAAGGCTGATAGTCTACGGCTCGGCCGACAGCGTATTCCAGATAGCCGCGCACGAGGACGTTATGCCCCTTGAGAAGCTATACGGGCTGTGCGCCGTGATGCGGGAGTTATTGGACGGCTATAACATATGCAGGGTCGTGGCGAGGCCGTTTACCGGCCCGCCCGGCAGCTTCCGGAGGACCGAAGAGCGTAAGGACTTTTCCGTGCCCCCTCCGGGTGAAACGCTTCTCGACAGGCTCCGGGAGCGGGGCGTGCCGGTCGTCGGCATAGGCAAGCTCGGAGATATATTCGCCCACAGGGGTTTCAGCGAAGAACTCCGCGCGGGCAACGACACGGAGGTGCTGGAGGCGACCCTTTCCGCCATGGAGAGATACGATGAGGGGCTTATCTTTTCCAACATGGTCGACTGCGACACGCTCTACGGCCACCGTAACGACCCGTCCGGCTACGCCCGCTCGCTTGAGGCCGTGGACCGGAGGCTCAAGGAGATAAAGGAACGCCTCGGGCCGGGCGACGTGTTCGTAGTAACCGCGGACCACGGCTGCGACCCGACCACCCCCTCCACGGACCACTCCAGAGAGTACGTGCCGCTCCTTATCTGCGGGGAGGGAGTCAAGAAGGGAGCGGCGCTCGGGACGAGAAGGAGTTTTTCCGACCTCGGCCGGACGCTCGGCGAGGTTTTTGGGGTCGGGGCCGCAGGGGAGGGAGAGCCCTTCCTGGGTGAGCTTACCGGAGAAAGAGCAGGATGACGAGACGGGTTAAAAAGCAAAAGCCGCGTACGATCAACCCCCGGGACGTCCTGAAGAGGGTCAGGAAGCCCGTACCCAAACCCACGGTGGCGCACGGTGAGGGGAAAAAGCCGGGCAAGAAGGGGATTAAGGAAGAGCTCCGGAAGATACTCGAAGACGAGACGGGCGGGTCATAAGCAAGGTAAGGAGGAGGCTGCGTTGAAGGCTCAGGTTGACGCGGACAGGAAAGTCATGGGACGGTTGACGCTCGCGGTGGTGTTTACGGGCTTCATCTTCTTCGTGGAGCTCGCGGGCGGCTTTATCACCAACAGCCTGGCCCTCCTCTCGGACTCGGCCCACGTCCTTATGGACGTGCTGGCCCTGGCCCTGAGCCTTTTCGCCATCCACATCTCGAGGCTCCCTCCCACCGAGACCCGGACCTACGGCCTGCACAGGGCGGAGGTCGTGGTGGCTTTCGTAAACGGCTTTACGCTCCTTCTGGTCTCGCTCTTCATATTCTATAAGGCCTGGGGGAGGCTCGTATCCCCGCCCGAGGTAAACGGTCTCGGGGTGCTCGCGGTGGCTTCACTGGGTCTCGCGGTGAACCTCATGGTGGCGTTCTGGCTGAAGGGTCACGCGGCCCACGACCTGAACGTCAAGAGCGCTTTCTTCCACGTGGTCGGCGACGCGGTGGCGTCGGTCGGGGTCATCGTGGCCGCGCTTGTAATCCACTATACCGGCTGGCTCGTGGTCGACCCGCTCGTAAGTGTCTTCATAGGTACCATCATAGTGGCGGGCGCGGTCAGGATAATAAACGAGTCGACCCATATACTGCTCGAAGGGGTGCCGAGGGAGGTGGACCTCGGCCGGGTGGTGGAGGACCTCAGCGCCATAGAGGGGGTCTCGGGCGTACACAGCCTTCACATCTGGAGTATATGCCACAACGTCCACGCGCTCAGCGCGCACGTGGACATAGACGAAGCCCACAGGGCGAGGCAGGCCGTGATACTCAGGGAGGCAAACGAAAGGCTTGCCCAAAACCACCGTATCTTTTATACTACCATTCAGGTGGAGTGCAGCGAGTGCGAGTCGGGCGAAACGCTGAGGGCAATAGTCCACCGGGAGCACGAGCATTAAAGGCCGTGTGCGTTATACGTGATGCGGGGAAAAAACCGTGATGCGTATTTAAAAATCTTTTCCGCATCACGCACACGCATCACGGTATCTATACGGAGGTGCTATGGCAGGCGTAAAACCACTTGACCCTAAAGACCTCTTCTGGAGTTGCGACCCGGCAACCTTTCCTTTCGAGACCACGGCGAAGTTGAAACCGCTCGGCGAGGTGGTGGGACAGACCAGGGCGCTTAAGGCGCTCGACTTCGGGTTGGGGCTTTCAAACCACGGCTACAATATATACGTCCTCGGCGAGAGCGGCACGGGCAAGGCCTCGACCGTTAAGGCGGCGATCGAGAAGGCCGCCTCCGGCGAGAAGGTGCCCGACGACTGGTGCTACGTCTTCAACTTCCGCGACCCCGACGGCCCTAAGGCCATCGACCTACCGCCGGGCAAGGGCTGCGAGCTGAAGACCGACATGGAAGGGTTCGTGAACACGCTCAAGCGCGACATCCCCATGGTCTTCGAGAGCAAGGACTACGAGAGGCACCGCGACGAGATACTCGAGGGCCAGCAGGAGAGGACCAAGGCGCTCTTCCACAGGCTCGAACAGCAGGTGGAGAAAAGGGGGTTCGTGCTCAAGAAGACCGTAAGCGGCCTTGCCGTCGTGCCGGCGAAGGACGGCAAGGCGCTCGAGCAGGAGGAGTTCGACAAGCTGCCCCGGAAGGAACGCGAGGGCGTGGAGGTGGACCTTAAAGGGCTCCAGGAGCAACTCGGCGACGTCGTAAGGGAGGCCCGGGTCGTTGAGAAGGACACCAAGCAGAGGATAGAAGCGCTCGACAGGGAGGTGGCCCAGTACGTCGTAAAGCCGCTCATGACCGAACTCTTCGAGAAGTACAAGGGGTTCGAGAAGGTGCGTGGCTACCTGGGCGAGGTAAGGGAGGACGTGCTGGCCAATATCGACGACTTCAGGCCCAGGGAGGAACTGGCCCTCCCCATAGCGGGGCTTAAGCTCCCCACGGCCGAGCCCGCCTTCGAGCGCTACCATGTGAACCTCATGGTGGATAACAGGGAGACCAAAGGCGCGCCCGTGGTGGTGGAGACCAACCCCACCTACTATAACCTCTTCGGCCACGTGGAGCACAGGATCCAGTACGGCGTGGCGACGACCGACTTCACCATGATAAAGGCCGGCGCGGTCCACAGGGCCAACGGCGGCTACCTGGTGGT is a genomic window containing:
- a CDS encoding radical SAM protein, whose product is MIYKLHRDVRVRNDVDRNIVYIANPVDSEIPDFIQTINTPAAILLALFDGTRSLEEVIYTWSALIHERPPDDEIRKSLETILSSKVSPELDIGNILVRQDSLDDTPAFETDLCGFIIDRSKLNLDDPRLRIPLRMVFIPTLACSQKCYYCYSTEAYVDDITPLDFERVREIFTEARELGITHVDLSGGEVMTYRNIFGLLELFKNLGITANLPTKHTMSRDEVKKLKTLGIDSLQISIDAITPALLDETVGVAGYAKKIMQTFDHLRQNDIRVRINTVITPKNINDMENLVRFLSSYENVYRISLSPYAMSRFNHQSRYFVDRESYLDVAGRCVEAASGAGHLEILPGELMPNPLSLDEETKKEQWPGRSFCSGGRHGFVLLPDGKVTMCEELYYHPAYIMGGLDVQSIMEMWNSKESLRVPLPHQKDVADGPCMDCEEFRDCHIFPGRCVREAIKLFGEDKHDYPDPRCPKALAVLACP
- a CDS encoding phosphopentomutase, which translates into the protein MAENKLKRAIIVVIDGLGIGELPDAPEYGDAGSHTLDNTARAVGGVKLETLASLGLGNIEGVESIEKADFPEGAYGRMLETSVGKDTTTGHWEIAGVVTKTPFATFPDGFPDDIKARFAAETGSDYLWGRPASGTEIIKRFGEEHLSTGRLIVYGSADSVFQIAAHEDVMPLEKLYGLCAVMRELLDGYNICRVVARPFTGPPGSFRRTEERKDFSVPPPGETLLDRLRERGVPVVGIGKLGDIFAHRGFSEELRAGNDTEVLEATLSAMERYDEGLIFSNMVDCDTLYGHRNDPSGYARSLEAVDRRLKEIKERLGPGDVFVVTADHGCDPTTPSTDHSREYVPLLICGEGVKKGAALGTRRSFSDLGRTLGEVFGVGAAGEGEPFLGELTGERAG
- a CDS encoding cation diffusion facilitator family transporter, which produces MKAQVDADRKVMGRLTLAVVFTGFIFFVELAGGFITNSLALLSDSAHVLMDVLALALSLFAIHISRLPPTETRTYGLHRAEVVVAFVNGFTLLLVSLFIFYKAWGRLVSPPEVNGLGVLAVASLGLAVNLMVAFWLKGHAAHDLNVKSAFFHVVGDAVASVGVIVAALVIHYTGWLVVDPLVSVFIGTIIVAGAVRIINESTHILLEGVPREVDLGRVVEDLSAIEGVSGVHSLHIWSICHNVHALSAHVDIDEAHRARQAVILREANERLAQNHRIFYTTIQVECSECESGETLRAIVHREHEH